From the genome of bacterium:
AAGACCGTTGATGCTGTACAGGGCCAGTCCGATTAAAATAAGCGCCAACCCCACTAATCCTGAAATCGATGCGTATTTTTTCATCATCTTCCCCTCCATTTGGCTGACTCGATGGATACATAGGAAAGGAAAAGGCCGGCGGTGATAAAGCTGAGATAGAACACCACATGTTTGGTGTCCAGCACGCCCTTGGCGAAATCATCAAAGTGCTCGATGAGGGAAAAATTCGCCAGGACTTTACCTACCGCTGGATTAACGGCGCCCGATACCCAGCCGATGGCCCAGAAGAACAGGATGAACATGTAGGTGATGGCCGCGGCGATGATCTGATTATCGGTGATGGTGGAAAAAAACACGCCAAAGGCGATATAGCTCAGCCCCAATAGAAACAAGCCTAAATAGCCGGTAAGGATCGGGCCGATCTCCGGCTTGCCGTAAAAGAAAAGCAGCAGCACATTCAGCGCGGTAAAGAGCAGCATGATCAGGCTCAGAAGCGCTG
Proteins encoded in this window:
- a CDS encoding ABC transporter permease subunit — translated: MRNYLAVLNRELKSYFSSPIAYVVIAMFLIIAGIFYYLIVTNFVQYCMQADMQAQYYRMAPRNMNVNMMAIRPILHNLSLFYIFFLPLITMRLFAEEKKSGTIELLLTSPITNSQTILGKFSAAALLSLIMLLFTALNVLLLFFYGKPEIGPILTGYLGLFLLGLSYIAFGVFFSTITDNQIIAAAITYMFILFFWAIGWVSGAVNPAVGKVLANFSLIEHFDDFAKGVLDTKHVVFYLSFITAGLFLSYVSIESAKWRGR